TTCTACGCCGAGCATCACAACGCCAATACGCAGAAAGCCTACATGTCGGCCGTGAAGCGGTTCCTCGCGTGGTGTGAGGGTCAGGGAATCGAGCTGCCGACGATCATGCCCGGCCAGGTCGGCCAGTATCTCAAGGGCTTGGATGGCTCGATCGCCAAGAAAAAGCTGCATCTGGCGGCGTTGCGTGGCTTCTTCGATCGGCTGGTACAGCGGCACGTTGTGGTGCTCAACCCGGCGGCGACGGTGCGGGGTTTCAAGGAGACGGTGATCGAGGGCAAGACGCCAGAGATCACGATCGAGCAGGCCAGAACGCTGCTGGCGTCGATCGATTTGGGAAACGTCATCGGCCTGCGGGATCGGGCGATTCTCGCAGTGCTGGCTTACACCGCTTGCCGTGGCGGTGCGGCAGCCAGCCTAAGGCTTCGAGATTTCCAGCATGACGGGACGCAGCATGTGCTTCGGTTCGCCGAAAAGGGCGGAAAATCGAGGGAAATCCCGGTGCGGCACGATCTGGAAGGCTTCATCCGGGCCTATCTCGATGCGGCGGAGCTGGAGAATGAAAGCAAAGACACCCCCCTGTTCCGGGCTTCCAACGGCCGCACCAGACGGCTGACGGCGAACGCGATGAATTCGCGGAGCGTCTGCGACTTGGCGAAGCGGAGGCTGAAAGACGCCGGGCTGCCGTCGCGGCTGTCGCCGCACAGCTTCCGCGTGGCGGCGGTCACCGACTTGCTGACGCAGAACGTGCCGCTGGAGGACGTGCAGGAGCTGGCGGGCCATTCCAGCCCACGGACGACGCGGCTCTATGACCGGCGGCAGCGGAAAGTGTCGCGGAACCTCGTTGAGAGGATATCGATATAAAAATAATTATGAGCTAAGTCTTATAAATGTAATGAAGTTATGGGCAATTTCCAGAGCTTACCTGATACCCAGCGGCTCCGTGTTGTGCTCGGATGTTCTCGCATGTGGAAGCGGCCTGAGCATAATTGGGTTCATGGATCGTTTGATTCAAGTGGCCTCCGCCTTGATCTTGACCATAGACAATCGTACAGCAAAATGCAGGCGACGGTCCAGGCATAGGCAATGGGCCAGGGTTATCCGTATTGGTAGCCCAGATTGGTATACCATCCGTTCGGTAGATTACAACGTTTCCATCATCCTGCATGACCAGCCATGCAACCTGATTGCCATTGGTGTTCGACGCCCATACTGCTCCACTGGGGCCGTAGATGACAAAGTTGCCGTCCTGCTGTTGTAGGACAGCAGCGTACACCTCGCCACTAGTGCCGCTAGCCCAAAGAGCATGCGTACTGCCGTTCGGGTATAAGACAAGATTACCATCTGGCTGAAGTACAAACGCGTATTTATTGTTGTGAGAAAACAGGGCTTTGCCGACACCTAGTGATTCGCCAGCAAACAATCGATCTGACATTGGATGCTCTCCATGCGTGGATTTTCAGAGCAGTAATCGTTGTTACCTCCCGGTGATATCCCTTGATCGGATACCAATCGGGGAGGCATTCAACGCACGATCGCACGCATGCATTCATAGGCCATGAAGATCTCTTGGCCTGACGCATTAGTTCGATATCCTCGGAGTCTAATCGATCAACAAGCCCGTCGATAGGCCCATGCAAACCAAAATTGAATGCTTAGGGACAGCGGGAGGGTTGGCGTGTCACGAGTCGCCGAAGACGACAAAGCTCATGGTCTCGCCGTCAGGATGGGCTAGTGATAAAGGGAATTGAGGGAACCACGCTCGCAACCAGATTAGGGATTGATAGGCTGTTATATCCGATAACGCCCTTTATCGGATACGAAACCGGGCCGGTGGTCAAGCCCTAAATGCACGCATGCATTGCCTGGGGGTTTTACGACCGGCGGCAGCGGAAAGTATCGAGGAACCTAATAGAGCGTATTTCTATTTGAAGCCTGAATTCCAACCAAAATTACGCTGCCGCCGAGCCATCACGATTGTTTCGGAGGCGGAGGTGGTGGCGTGGGGAGTGGCCTGGTGAGGGCGGGCGGTCCATCGGTGCCCTGTCCCCTGGTGATTTCATTTCGCCCACCGTTGGTCTGCTCACGGGGAGGATTAGGTGGCTTTTGATCCGCTGACATCTTCCTTCTTTCCTTCCTTTATTTGTGCACCTAATAATAGCTGCATGCTTTGGTCGATCGTCCGCATGGCGTCCTGATCATCCGCGGCGGGCAACTCGTCATTGATCTTGAGGAATTCTACCATTTTCACCTCGTTTGCGGGAATCATCAGCGACGCGACTTCTGGGAGCGAGGCCACCTGATTGTCGTTCAAAATCCATTCGGGGTTGAGGATTACGAAGTGGCCCTTGTCTGGCTGGTCTGGCCATTCCTTTGGCCACCCGCGTAACCTGCGTTTGCCGTCGAGGTGGAGGACGATATATCGCTTCTGCTCAGCGAAAGTGCCGAACCATTCGGACGGATATGAAGTGCGTTTGCTGATGTCCATGCGTCGGATGAATCCATGAAATTTGTCGGTATTTGCTATATAAGAACACGTGAATCCTATAGCTATTGCAATTATGATTGACCATTGAAACTCAGAATTGCTGTTCCAAGCCCCGATGGACTTGTAAGAGCCTATACGGATAAAGGTCCATCCCAAGCAAAGTACGACGAACTTCACGAGAGCCGTGAAAATCAGGGATTGGACGACGCGTTCAAACTCCGATGTCTTGGGATGGGCGGTGAGCATGTAGAAAATCGCTGCGGCGATGAAGCCGGGCAGCAGCGTGAATACCAGGGTTGTTACGTCTTTCGAGATCAAACTCATGGATTGATGCGGCCTTTACCCTAATGGGTCGATGCGACGGATCAGACCGTGACGACGATGTCAGTGCGGTTTGCAATCGCAGTTGTGATCAAATCGTATATCGTTATACTAGGATCATGAGCGTATAAGGTGACGATGAGCGAATATCTTGCCAGCTTGTCGAAGCACCTATGACTGGGCCGCTCCCGCCACCATCCCGTAATCGGATGAACAGCTATGAATCCGCAAGCGGCCAACTCCGCAGCGGTGCCGTCCCAGTAATCGGAGTGGATGGAACCTTTCGTGCGGAGGTCCTCGCCGAGGTTCCAATTCCGCGTGTCGCTGACCAAATCGGAAGGACGATTCCCTTCGTCCCATGCATCGCGGGTAAGGCGTTTCATGAAACGCCCCATGTCCTCCTGCGGTCGTTTGACGGCGAATCGCAGGCCGTGAGATTGATAACGATGCTTGACGTTCCACCCTTTGCGGCCAGGGCTTGGCTCGATGAAATATGAGAGCGTGACCCGCATCCTTAGGGGCGTATCGCCCAGATCCTGCAAGGCTTCGATTGGCCAAGGCAGATTATGCACATGCATTTGATTGGTTTTGGTCGCGTTCTTGCCCTCGTCCCAACAGAATGGTTGGAGCGAATCCTGGATGATCATCGTCGCCCTGCGTGATGCACACTGGCGGGCGATGCTTAGATTAGGCACGCCGTAGCCGTAACATCGAAGCCGGTCTTGGCGGCGAGGGTGGGGAAACTCCTCAAGCATACGCTCCGTCCAGCGAGCGGAATGGATGAGAAGGCCGCGTACGGATTCCGGCCATAAAGTTGGATATTCGGCCTGCAAAATGGCGGCGTATCGAGCCGCAAGAGCCGTGGCAGCACTGGTGTCGCGTGTCGTTGTGAGGAGGGCGCCATCGGGTGAAATGGTGGTTGTCAGCAGGGCTAAATCTTCGACATCCCAAACCTGGCCACTTGGATCGTGGGCGTAGTTGCCGCCTTCCATCACGATGTCGGGCTTCAGCGGCCATTCCCGCTTCGTCCAGCCGCAGGAAGTCGTACTGGAAGGGCACAGTGATCCGCGTTTGGCGATCGGATTGTAGCCGGCGAAATCATTGGAAGTGATCATAGCACGATCTGTATATGCACCGACCGTCACGACGTTCCACGCCTGCGACGGGTCCTGCACGCTGGCGGAATGATTGGCTTGGGGATATTCCGATAATATGATGTCGTGCTCATAATTGCCGGCGGATACCAACATCAGACGGCGTACATCATCGGTGGCACCGGAACACATCTGATCCAGTGCGGCCGACCAAAGCGTCGGTGCCCACTGCTCCTTGTCACCAGCCGTGATGGCCATACAGATGACGCGTAGCCGGTCCGGTGCCTCGATCTCCATCTTTGCGATCGAACCGACCGTAATGGGGCCGTAATCGGGAGGATCGTTTGCCCCTGCGTCCGGGAGAATTTTCACCGCTTCCAAGCCGTGTTTAAGGTTGATCCTGTGGTCAGATACCAGCAGGCGGTTGAGAGCGGAACCATAGAGGATCAGGCCAGCCATCCCAGTGCCATGGCCATGCCGATCAGCTGCATCCCAATCATCATCCCACGCTAAGTTGTGTTCTTCGACCAGAGCGTGCTCCAGCAAAGGATGGCCCCGGTTTACTCCCCGGTCAAGAAGGCATACGGCCGGGGCTGAGCTGTCGGCGAACGTCGTCCGCTCCAGCATGGCCAGTATGAATTCTGTCTGCCCGGCGGGCGTGAGTTCCATGTATTCCGTCGGCACGATGCTCGCCCGGCGAAATTCGCCAAGGTAGCGGAGGAGTCCGGGGAAATCGCTGAATGTCGCTAGTGATGCGTAAGCGAGAACGACAACATAGTCAGGAAATCGAACCTGCTGATTGCTCACTCTGATGCCCAAAGATTCCGCTTCTTCGCGGAAATTCTCCTCGACAGCCAACTCGCGTCCATCCTGCGTGGTGACGGTGCCTTCATCCCGCAGCCAAACTTCCCACCAAAATTCCTCGTCAGGTGGCGGTGGAGGACCTGAATCGGTCCAGTAGTCGCCCAGGGAAAGCATCGCTAGCCGCAGCTCCCTGATGCTCTCTGCGAGCGAAGCGTTCGGCGGGTTGCCGTAATGATTGGTCTTATGTGCATAATCCTCAAATTTCTTTGCGAACTTGGCGACGTTGTCTTTCGGGATATGCACGGTCGCCCGCTGTGACCCATCTGCTTCGTAGCGGAAGTTGATGATCTCCGATCCAATGACCTTGTTATCCAAGCTCTCCAGCCACAGTTTGAAGCCAGGATCGCTTGTGACGGCGATGGGAACGAAGGAAATGCCTTCGGCTGGCCTTTCGGGTGCAGCCTGCATGTCGGTCGCCGCTTGAAGGGCATTTGCGGCAAGATTGGGCCCGTGGACAGACCGTGCATCGCGTGGCGGCGTTTTGAACTCGCTTGAACCGCCGCCGGTGGAGACGTAGTTCTGAGCTTGGGCGGTGCCCTGAATAAGGAAGTGACGAAGCCGGGCCATGATTACTCGCGTTCCTCGGCCTCGTTCTTGAAAGCACGCCGATTCTGCCGTTGGCTGATGGCTTCCTTCAAGGCGGCCAGTTCGACCAGGTTGCTGTCTTTAAGAACCGATTCCTTGGCGGCGGCGTCGCAAGCCTGACAGATATCGGCGTAGCTAAGCCCGAGGGCCCATTCAGACGCTTGCTGCACGCCCACCTCGTCGATGCCGAATCTCGCAAGCCGATTCAGGATCAATTCCCCGGCTTCGCTGGCGGTGGGCTTTTCGTAGTGAATCACCTCATCGAATCGGCGAAACAATGCCTCGTCCAGCATGGATGCGAGATT
This window of the Paludisphaera borealis genome carries:
- a CDS encoding tyrosine-type recombinase/integrase, with the protein product MSTELVPLSSGAVPAAISPQLPLLVERAGGAARFAWDEFFYAEHHNANTQKAYMSAVKRFLAWCEGQGIELPTIMPGQVGQYLKGLDGSIAKKKLHLAALRGFFDRLVQRHVVVLNPAATVRGFKETVIEGKTPEITIEQARTLLASIDLGNVIGLRDRAILAVLAYTACRGGAAASLRLRDFQHDGTQHVLRFAEKGGKSREIPVRHDLEGFIRAYLDAAELENESKDTPLFRASNGRTRRLTANAMNSRSVCDLAKRRLKDAGLPSRLSPHSFRVAAVTDLLTQNVPLEDVQELAGHSSPRTTRLYDRRQRKVSRNLVERISI
- a CDS encoding DUF6338 family protein, whose protein sequence is MSLISKDVTTLVFTLLPGFIAAAIFYMLTAHPKTSEFERVVQSLIFTALVKFVVLCLGWTFIRIGSYKSIGAWNSNSEFQWSIIIAIAIGFTCSYIANTDKFHGFIRRMDISKRTSYPSEWFGTFAEQKRYIVLHLDGKRRLRGWPKEWPDQPDKGHFVILNPEWILNDNQVASLPEVASLMIPANEVKMVEFLKINDELPAADDQDAMRTIDQSMQLLLGAQIKEGKKEDVSGSKAT
- a CDS encoding S8 family peptidase → MARLRHFLIQGTAQAQNYVSTGGGSSEFKTPPRDARSVHGPNLAANALQAATDMQAAPERPAEGISFVPIAVTSDPGFKLWLESLDNKVIGSEIINFRYEADGSQRATVHIPKDNVAKFAKKFEDYAHKTNHYGNPPNASLAESIRELRLAMLSLGDYWTDSGPPPPPDEEFWWEVWLRDEGTVTTQDGRELAVEENFREEAESLGIRVSNQQVRFPDYVVVLAYASLATFSDFPGLLRYLGEFRRASIVPTEYMELTPAGQTEFILAMLERTTFADSSAPAVCLLDRGVNRGHPLLEHALVEEHNLAWDDDWDAADRHGHGTGMAGLILYGSALNRLLVSDHRINLKHGLEAVKILPDAGANDPPDYGPITVGSIAKMEIEAPDRLRVICMAITAGDKEQWAPTLWSAALDQMCSGATDDVRRLMLVSAGNYEHDIILSEYPQANHSASVQDPSQAWNVVTVGAYTDRAMITSNDFAGYNPIAKRGSLCPSSTTSCGWTKREWPLKPDIVMEGGNYAHDPSGQVWDVEDLALLTTTISPDGALLTTTRDTSAATALAARYAAILQAEYPTLWPESVRGLLIHSARWTERMLEEFPHPRRQDRLRCYGYGVPNLSIARQCASRRATMIIQDSLQPFCWDEGKNATKTNQMHVHNLPWPIEALQDLGDTPLRMRVTLSYFIEPSPGRKGWNVKHRYQSHGLRFAVKRPQEDMGRFMKRLTRDAWDEGNRPSDLVSDTRNWNLGEDLRTKGSIHSDYWDGTAAELAACGFIAVHPITGWWRERPSHRCFDKLARYSLIVTLYAHDPSITIYDLITTAIANRTDIVVTV